The segment CGACGCGCTGGAGCAACTGCTGCTCTCGCGCGGGCTCATGATGCGTGTCGCCGCCCCGCTGTTCCGCCTCATCGAACGCGCCTGGCACATATATCCGCTCGGCTTCCTCTTCGGCCTGGGGTTCGATACCGCGAGCGAGGTGGCGCTGCTCGCGCTCGCGGCCGGCGCGGCGGCCAGCGCGCTCCAGCTCTGGCAGATCCTCGCGCTCCCGGTGCTCTTCGCCGCGGGCATGAGCCTGATGGACACGGCCGACGGGATCTTCATGACCACAGCGTACCGTTGGGCGTTCGCGACGCCTCTGCGGAAGGTCTACTACAACCTCACCGTCACCGGCCTGACCGTCGTGTGTGCCCTGCTCATCGGCTTCATCGAGATCACTCAGGTCATGGCCAGCGTGCTGGGCCTCTCCGCAGGCTTCTGGGGCCGGCTGCAGGCGCTGGATCTAGGCCGGCTGGGCTACCTCCTGGTGGGGCTGTTCGTCGTCGCCTGGTCGCTCTCGTACGGAGCCTGGAGGCTGTTTCGGATCGAGGAACACACGAGGTAGGCCGTCTAGGTCGCCGTTCAACAGCAAGGCCGTCGCCCGGGCGCGGTGGAAGAAAGCGTGGCAAGTAGGGCGGGACGCGAGAGCCGCCGGCCGGAGGGTATTCCGAACATGCGAACGCGGAGAATGTTTCGATATCTCTTGACGGGAGCCGTTGTCATGCTGGTCCCGCTGGGGACTGCATGGGGCCACGCCTCGTTGGTGAAGTCGTCACCCTCCGACGGACAGATCTTGAAGGCGCCCCCGTCCATGGTTCAAGCGACCTTCAGCGAGGAACTCGACAAGAACAGCGTCTTGCGGATTTACGACAGCGTACAGAAACTGGTGGCCCACGGCGGGCTCGATCCCAACTTCGGCAATCACCGCGTGCTCAAAGTCGTTCCGCCTCGTCTGGTTCGCGGGAAGTACGTCGTGCAATGGATAGCGATTTCCGCCGATGACGGAAACGTGCGAAAAGGATCGTTTCGGTTCACGGTGTTGCAGGTGGTCACGACGAGCGTGAACTGTCGCGCGGTCTTCTGGAACTCAGCTTCGAGGTCAGCCTCTCGGCCGCCAGTCTGGGCTAGATGTTTGGAATCGCCATAATCCCACCCGCACGCCTTGGAAGGCGGACTCCCCGTGCGGAAGAAGTTGCTCGATCCGGAGACGCTGGGCGCGCGCCGTAGATCCCGATGCCGCCGGCGCGACGGAGAAGAGTCACGCGGGCGAGTCCAAACGCCAGTACGATCACCCGGACCCCGAACACCAGCATCCACACCATCATGCTCGCCCACACGGTGCGTTCCTCCTCTCGTTCCTCAGCCGGTTCACCTCACCGGCTTGATACGGTGAGCGATGCATTGGACATAGGGTCGCCGCCCGACGCCCGGCTACGACCTGGTTCTCATCCGTCTTTGCGCGATACCGTCGTGGCGGGCGTCGCCGCCGCGGGAGGTGATTCCACCGCCCGGTCACACCTGCACCGCATTCCTTCTTGAGCGGTCGCATCGACTACCACCCCTCGTGGGTACGCTGTTGACCGCGAGGCAAATCCGACGACGGCCCGATGCGGCCGTGCGCGGCCCGCGGTACGCTGACCGAGGGGTGTTTGTCCTATGGCCACACGCTCCGTTGCGCCCGGGCGTCCGGTCTCGGTCCGGACGCCGTCACCGCCGGTCAGTCCGCTCGAATCCTCGCCGATCGGACAACTGCTGCCCGCGGCGCAGCCGCTGCTTTGTTTGGTGAGCCAGCTCAGCGCATGGGTCGCCGGAGGTGCCGGGTCGCCGACCGGCGTTCTGTTGTACGCCGCCGCATATCTGGCGGGCGGAACGAGCAGCGCCGTCACGGCTTGGACGGCGCTGTGCCGCGGGCGGGTCGACGTCAACGTCTTGATGCTCGCCGCGGCGGCCGGCGCGGCCTGGCTCGGTGCTTGGGCGGAAGGCAGTGTGCTGCTGTTTCTCTTTTCGCTGAGCAACGCGATGGAGTTCTACGCGATGGGACGTACTCGCCGGGCGATCCGTGCGCTTATGGCGCTGCGCCCGGCGACGGCGCTCGTTCGCCGGGGCGGCGACGTGTCGGTCGTCCCCGCGGACACGCTTCGCGTCGGAGACATCGTGATCGTTCGGCCGGCTGAACGGCTTCCGGCGGACGGGATCGTGGCCTCGGGTGAGTCCAGCGTCGACCAGTCGCCGATTACGGGGGAATCGATGCCCGTGGATGTTGGGCCGGGGTCGACCGTCTTCGCGGGCACGATCAATCAACGGGGCGGGCTCGAAGTGCGCGTCGCCAAGGATCCGGAGGATACGACCCTTGCGCGCATCATCGCGCTGGTGGAGGAGGCGCAGTCGGCCCAAGTACCTGCCCAGCGCATGATCGACCGGTTCGGGCAGATCTATGCCGTCGTGATCATCGCGGGGTCGACCCTCGCCTACGGCGTCATGCTCGGCCTCGGGGTGGCATCGGGCACCGCGCTCTACCGGGCGATCACGCTGCTCGTCGTCGCCTCGCCGTGCGCGATTGTCATCTCGACGCCGGCCGCGATCCTGTCCGCGATCGCAAACGCGGCGAGGCAGGGCATTCTGTTCAAGGGCGGCGCCTTTCTCGAGGCCCTGGCCCGCGTTGACACGGTCGTGTTCGACAAGACCGGCACGCTGACGACGGGACGGCCGGCGGTCACGGATGTGCTGGTGCTCGAGGGCGACGAGGCCGCCCTGCTGGCGCGGGCGGCCGGCCTTGAACAGCGCTCCGAGCATGCGCTGGCCGACGCGGTGGTCGCCGCCTGCCAGGAGCGGGGGATCGGCGTCCCCGCCGCCGAGTCGTTCGAAAGTGTCACGGGCCGGGGTGTGCGCGGCCGCGTGAACGGCGCGTTAGTGCGCGTCGGCAGCGCCGCCTTCATGCGGGAAGAGGAGCTGGAGATTCCGGAGGCGGTCCGCATCGACGCGGAGCGGCTGCACCGGGACGGCAAGACGCTGCTCTACGTCGCGGACGGCCGCGTCGCCGGCATCATCGCCGTCGCGGACGTGCCGCGAGTTCAGGCCGCGAGCGCGCTGCGATCGCTTCGCGCGCTAGGGGTGCGGCGCCTCGCCATGCTGACGGGGGACCATCCGCAGGCCGCCCGAGCCGTGGCGGACCGCCTCGGCATCACGGAAGTCCGCGCCGAACTGCTGCCGGACCAGAAGGCCGCCGCGGTCCGCGCTCTCGAACGCGGTGGGCGCGTTGCGGTGGTGGGCGACGGGGTAAACGACGCGCCGGCCCTTGCCGCGGCGGACGTCGGCATCGCGATGGGCGCCGCCGGTACGGACGCGGCGCTCGAGACGGCGGACGTGATCCTGATGGGCGACGACCTGGGACGCCTGCCCTACGCCATCGGGCTGAGCCGGCGCACCCGCCGCGTGGTGGCGCAGAACCTTGCGCTTGCCGCGGTCGTGATCGCGGGACTGATTACCCTTACGCTAGGGTTCGGCCTGCACCTGGCTTTGGGAGTGGTTGGGCACGAGGGCAGCACGGTGATCGTCGTCCTTAACGGCCTGCGCCTCCTCGCCTATCGGCCTCGCTTCGCGTAGCAGCTTCGATTATTATCCGACGATAACATTGCCCTTAACGTGTCCCTAACCACACGGATCGGACGCCGTCGCACGATGGAGGCGGGATGACAGAGCCGATCGGGAGGTTATAGTGGGTGGTTCGTGCGATGGAGGGCGCGCGATGGACGCCGCCGTGACAGGCGAACGCGCCGCGGCGACGTCCGGGGCTGGCGCCGCGCCGGCCGAATGTGCGATCATATCATCGATCTGCGCACCGGCATGCCGGCCGAGACGGACCTATGGTCGGTGAGCGTCGTCGCGGCGAATGATACCTCGCCCCCCAACCGGGCGTCGAAGGGCTGGCGGTGCGCCGGGATCGTGTACTCTGCCGCACGCCCGAGTTCGTACGTACGTCTGGCCGGAGAAGCCCGGCCCCAGGTCTCGACCATGAATGACCGGATCGGTGGACGGGTCACAACCGCGCTGCCGCCCAACGACAACCTGACGGTGGCTGCGGGTGTCCTCCGCGGGCTCGTCATCTTCATTCTCGTGCTGAAGTGGCTGCCGGCGCTCGGTGTTCGGCTGGCCCGAGCGCATGCATAACGCCGATCGGCGCGGCTCCACCGTGCTGCTCGTGGAGGACGACGAGGGGATCGCCGAGCCGCTCGCCTTTGGTTTGCGCGACGAAGGATTCGAGGTGCACCACGCGGCCACCGGCCGCGGCGGTCTGCGGCTGGCCCGAACGACGCATCCGGACGTGGTGCTGCTCGACGTCATGCTGCCCGACGTCGACGGGTTTACCGTGTGCCGCACGTTGCGGAAGGAATCGTCCGTCCCGATTCTGATGCTGACCGCGCGCGGACAGGAGCTCGAGAAGGTGATGGGACTCGAAGTCGGGGCGGACGATTACCTGGTGAAGCCGTTCAGCTTTCGCGAGTTGGTCTCCCGCGTCCGCGCCATTCTTCGCCGGCGCGCGCTCGACCGGGGCGACGCGCCGCCCGCGGACCGCCTCGCGGCGGGACCGGTCGTCCTCGAGCGGACCGCCCGCCGCGTGTGGCGGGCCGGCCGGCCGGTAGAGCTGCGGCCGCGCGAGTTCGATCTACTGCGCGTGCTGATGGAGCATGCCGGCGAGGCGCTGTCCCGCGAGCACCTGCTCGCGCGCGTCTGGGGCGCCGAGTGGGTCGGCGACCCCCGGACACTCGACGTGCACATTCACTGGTTGCGCGAGAAACTCGACGATCCCTCGCAGCCGACCCTCATCGAAACGGTGCGCGGCCACGGCTACCGGCTCGCGACCGGCTCCCGGACGCCGGCGGATGACGCGTAGCCTGCATGGTCACCTGCTGGTGACCTTCCTCGCGGTCGCGCTGGTCGGCCTCGGCGGGCTCACCGTGTGGACGGGGCAGCGCCTCCAGGCCATCCGTCTCGAGCAGGCTAAGCAGAACCTGGCGCTGCAGGCCGAGCTCATCGCGCGCGCCGTTCGCGAGCCCATGGAACGCCTGGACAGCGGGGAAGCGGCGGAACACGCAAGGCTCGCGGCGCTGGCGCAGTCCTACGCCGGCAGCATCGGCGGCCGTGTGACCGTCCTGGACCCTGATCTGCATGTCGTGGCGAGTTCCGACGTGGAGCTCTCGGGCCGCGAGATCGCGTCCCCCGACGTCCTCGCCGCGCGCGCCGGACGGCGGCAGTTCGACCTGCGACCCAGCGCCGTGGGGACCGGCGACCAGCTATTCGTGGCCGCCCCTGTCGGTGACCGCGGGCGCACGCTCATCGCATTTGTCCAGATCTCGGTCCCGGCAACCGGCATCTACGCCGAGATCCGCCGGACGTGGCTCGGCCTCTTGTTGTCGGGCGGCGTCGTGCTGTTGGCGACCGTGGTCGCGAGCGCGGTGCTGGCGCGCCGCATCGCCGCGCCGATCCGCCGCCTGACCGGGGTCACGGAAGCGATAACCGCCGGTGACCTCGCGGCCCCGGTAACGCCCGCGGGGCCGGAAGAGGTACGGCGCCTCGGGCGGGCCTTCAACAGCATGGCCGAGCGCGTTCGGGACACCCTTACTCACCAGAAGGCGTTCGTCGCGCACGCAGCCCACGAACTGCGCTCGCCGCTGACGAACCTGCGGCTCCGGCTCGAATTGTTGCAGGGTCCTCAGCACCGGCACGACGCGGTGACGAGCCGCTACCTCGCGGAGATGACGCAGCAGGTCGTCGCCATGCAGCGCCTCGTCGACCATCTGCTGGCGCTCTCGGCGCTCGACGAAGATCACCGAGTGCCGACCGCTCCGCTGGATCTCGCGCCGGTGCTCTACGAGCTGGCCGACGAGATGGGCCCGTTGGCCCGCGCGGGGGGATTGGATCTTGCGATCGACGTGCCTGCCCATCTGCCCCTCGTCTCGGCGAACGCGGATCAAATGCGGATCGTGGTGCGAAATCTCCTCGACAACGCGATCAAGTACACACCGGCGCCGGGGCGGGTGACCCTCGCGGCGGGGCGCGAGGCCGGGGCGGTCGTGCTTCGCGTCGCGGACACGGGTGTCGGAATTCCCGGCGAACACCTTCCGCTGGTCTTCGACCGATTTTATCGGGTAGACAGCGGCGGCGAGCGGAGGGTCGACGGGTCCGGCCTCGGGTTGGCCCTCGCACAGGGTATCGTCAAGGCGCACGACGGCGAGATCAGGCTCGAGAGCGAACCGGGGCGGGGCACCGCCTGCATCGTCCGGTTGCCGCTCACGGTACCAGGCTTCTAGGCACGGCGCGGAGGGCCGCATGAACAGCGTACCCGAGTACTGGAAGATCGCCGTAGTCGCGCTCGCCGGACTCGTGGGGGTGGGGTTGGGCGTGGACGGCACGCAGGCGCCGCGGCTCCATACCGCGATCTCGGGAATTGGCGCCCCGCACGCGTCCGCGCCGGCCGCATCTCCGGCCTCCGCCGCGCCCGTCCGACAAACACCGGCCTCGCGGCCCCCGGAGCCGGCTCGGCCGTCCGCCCCGCCGGCGCCCGCAGCACCGGCCGCCGCGGCGCCTCCCGTGGGTCCCTTGCTCGCGGATACGCGTTACGGTGCCTACGCGTACCAGGTGTATCCCGGTTCGATGTCGACCGACACGCAGCAGGCACTGACGGGCTTCCAACTTACCTTCCGGCCCGCGGGCTCGGGGACGGTGGAAGTCACCGCAGAGATGCCGGACGGGACGACCCAGACCGCGAGGTTCGCATCGACCGACCGGCTCTATTTCATCGAAACCCGAATGGGAGACGACGGTTTCGGGGGTGAGACCAACCTTGGCGATGACGGTTTCGTCCTTACGGATGCGGCGGGGCACATCGTTGGCCACTGACGGTCCCCGCCGTACCGCCGCGGGACTCGTCGCGCGCGTGGCCATGGGCCTCGTGCTCGGGCTCTTCGGCTTTTGGGAATTGACCGATCCGGCGCAGTGGACCGGCTTCGTCCCCCCGCCCGTCGCCGCCGCTGTGCCGCCGGTGAGCCTCGTTCTGGCGCACGGGTGGGTGTTGTTTGTGCTCGCCGCCGCGGCGCTCGTCGATTTCGCCGGCGGCGCCGTATCGTGGGTCGCGGTGGCGGTCATGGCCGAGATCGTCACCGGCCTCCTTGTGACGAGCGGGCTTACCGATACGCTCGTCCGCGACATCGGCCTGCTCGCCCTTTCGCTCGTGTGGGCGTTAGAGACAGCGACCGGCGCGGCCGGCGGGCGACTCCCGAAGCGCGCCCCGGCCGCGCGGCCGTAGGCTGAGGAGGTACACCGGTGGGAGTGCGGATCAACTGGCCAGTCGAACTGCACCCGATGCTCGTGCACTTCTCGATCGCGCTCCTATGCTTCGCCTTTCTCCTCGATGCGGCGGCGTGGCTGTGGCGATCGCAACCGTCGCGCATCGCAGCCTCGTATTCGCTTGCAGGCGGCGTCATCGCGACCCTCCTCTCGGTGCTGAGCGGGCTGATCACACCGGAGGCACGTGAACGCGAAGACCATGAGCTCAGCGGGCTCGTGCAGCAGCATACCCTCAGCCTCCAACGATTCTTTGCCGGACGGCTCGTGGAGGTGCACAAGCACTGGGCGTACGTGTTGCTCGCCCTGGTGGCCCTGTGGGTGCTCGTACGAATCGGGGCCCGCGGCCGGCGGGCGTGGCAGGGGCTCGCGTTAGCCGCGGGGGCCCTCGCCATGATCGCGTTGGTGGTGACCGGCTACTACGGCGGCGACCTGGTGTACGGACGGCGCGGACGCGAGCGCGGCCACATCGCCCCCGCCGTCCGGGGCATCAGCGGACCGCGCGCACCGATTTCGGCCGAGCCCTGACTCGTTCCGCGGCACGATTTTCAGGGTCTTGCGCTTTGCCTCTTGATCGTCCGGACGCCCCGGCCGGCATCGTAGAAATGGCGGGTCGCCTGGATGCCGAAGTAGACCGCGGAGAGCGTGAGCGCAAACAGCGCCCAGATGAGCGCGATTTGTTTGTTGGTGAGATCCTGCGTCAACAGTGAGATGAGAAATGCCAGCGCCGCCCCAAAGGCGATCCCGAAGAACACCAGGTGCACGGCGAGCGAGCCCGAGGCGCGGCCGATTTGGTCGAGTTCGTGCTCGCTGACGCTGTACATCTCGATGACCCGTGAAACCGGCACAACCGTCACCTCCCCGACCGGCGCCTGCTCCGAAGGGTGAGGTTGAGGCTTCGACAGCAACTCCCCATTGATTTGCGGCTCTACGGCCATCGGCGTTCCTCCTTCTTCCGCGCGATCGGGCGGCGCGTCTTCAGTTCAAATAGCCGGCCGGGTCCCGCGGACTTCCGTTCTCATACACTTCGAACAGCAGATGGGGGCCGGTGCTCCACCCGGTGCTGCCGATGCGTCCGATCTGCTGGCCCCGCTCCACCCGGTCCCCCGGGGATACGGTGGCGGCCGAGAGATGCGAATATGCGGTCTTGAGCCCGTTTCCATGGTCGATGATGACGAGCCGCCCGTACCCGTTTTGCCACCCCACAAACCGCACGATCCCCGAATATGCCGAGACGACCGGGGCGCCGATTCCGGCGGCGATGTCTATCCCGGTATGAAATTCCCGCGTCCCGAAGATGGGGTGTATCCGCCACCCGAATGGCGATGTGATCGGGCCCCGTGACGGCCACAGCAGCCGCGGCCGCGCCCCCGCGGCCCCCGGTTCGGGGGCCGGCGGAATGGACGATCGAATCCGTGCCGCCGAGATGGCCGATGGGCCGTGTCTCGATATGATGCGGCCGCCCGCGGGCGGCCGCACCGTGCGTTCGGGCGGCGCCACCGAGAAATGCGGGACCGGGAGAGTGGCGTCGGCGGCCGCACCGCTCGACATAGTTGACGAGGCGCCGGCAATCGGAAGGTCGTCCAGGGACAGGTGAAGGGGCCGCGCGGCATCGAGGCCCAGCGCAGGCAATCCGTCGTCTCCCGCGCGGTCCCGAACCACACTTCCTGCGCTGCTCAACGGCAGCATTAGTGGAAGCACGCCCAAGACGACCACAAGAAGCATGCCCGCGGGCGCGAACAGCCCGACGCAGGGGCCGGGATGTTCCCCGGGCCTCGGAAAGTGCGTTGAACGTACTGCGCCGTCCCGCATCGGATCCGCGAACCGGAGGGTATGATGCACATCTCTGGGACGAAAGACGACGCTCGTTCGAGCGGGTTCGCAAAGTTCGCAGGGCGGCGCCGCGCTCGCGGGCCTGCTTCTCTCGATCGCGTCGATCAACGTTTGGAACCGGCTCAGCGTGGCGACCCGGCAGGTCGCCGGCGAGTGGACGAAGTCGCCCGGAGCACGGAAGTGGGTGGAGAGCGCGGCCGCCTCACGCTGAGCACTCACGGCGCGGTCATCGAGGCATTCGGTGGCCGCGCCGCGTATCATAGAGCCATGCTCGTTGTCGACGCCCACCTCGATTTGTCCATGAACGCGATCCAGTGGAACCGCAACCTACTCACCTCGGTGTACACGATTCGCGCCGATGAGAAAAACACGCCGGGCAAGGGGCGGGGGCAGGGGACCGTCGCCTACCCCGAGATGCGCCGCGGCCGCGTCGCGCTCAGTTTCGCGACGCTGATCGCGCGGTCGACGGGCCGCCCGGAGCCCCACATCGACTTCGCGTCGACCGCCCAGGCCTACGGCACCGCGCAGGGGCAGTTCGCCTACTATCGAGCGCTGGAGCGTCAGGGGCACGTCCGCATCGTGATCGATCTTCCGAGCCTCAACGCCCACATGGCGGAGTGGGACGCCTGGGACGCCGCCCACCCGAAGGACGACGGAAGCCCGACCCCGCCGCTCGGGTTTGTGATCAGCATGGAAAGCGCGGATCCGATTCTCGCGCCCGGCGACCTCCCGTCCTGGCACGGCGCGGGCCTGCGCGCGATCGGGCTCGCCCACTACGGGCCCGGCCGCTATGCCGGCGGGACGTCCACCGAGGCGGGCCTCTCGGATCTCGGGCGCGCGCTGCTCGCGGAGATGAGGCCGCGGGGTGTCCTGGTCGATCTCACCCACTCATCCGACGAAGCGTTTTGGGAAACGCTCGACCGCTGGGACGGGACGGTGCTGGCGAGCCACAACAACT is part of the bacterium genome and harbors:
- a CDS encoding response regulator transcription factor, with product MHNADRRGSTVLLVEDDEGIAEPLAFGLRDEGFEVHHAATGRGGLRLARTTHPDVVLLDVMLPDVDGFTVCRTLRKESSVPILMLTARGQELEKVMGLEVGADDYLVKPFSFRELVSRVRAILRRRALDRGDAPPADRLAAGPVVLERTARRVWRAGRPVELRPREFDLLRVLMEHAGEALSREHLLARVWGAEWVGDPRTLDVHIHWLREKLDDPSQPTLIETVRGHGYRLATGSRTPADDA
- a CDS encoding HoxN/HupN/NixA family nickel/cobalt transporter, coding for MFAIHILGLTALLLAARAHPALVGMGFLAYTLGLRHAFDADHIAAIDNTVRKLIRQGEPPQGVGFYFSVGHSTMVCLMVLATAAMARWTQQALPHLQVVGGLIGTTVSGGFLILIGLLNLFVWVDIYLVFQQMRRGVHDDDALEQLLLSRGLMMRVAAPLFRLIERAWHIYPLGFLFGLGFDTASEVALLALAAGAAASALQLWQILALPVLFAAGMSLMDTADGIFMTTAYRWAFATPLRKVYYNLTVTGLTVVCALLIGFIEITQVMASVLGLSAGFWGRLQALDLGRLGYLLVGLFVVAWSLSYGAWRLFRIEEHTR
- a CDS encoding M23 family metallopeptidase, producing the protein MRDGAVRSTHFPRPGEHPGPCVGLFAPAGMLLVVVLGVLPLMLPLSSAGSVVRDRAGDDGLPALGLDAARPLHLSLDDLPIAGASSTMSSGAAADATLPVPHFSVAPPERTVRPPAGGRIISRHGPSAISAARIRSSIPPAPEPGAAGARPRLLWPSRGPITSPFGWRIHPIFGTREFHTGIDIAAGIGAPVVSAYSGIVRFVGWQNGYGRLVIIDHGNGLKTAYSHLSAATVSPGDRVERGQQIGRIGSTGWSTGPHLLFEVYENGSPRDPAGYLN
- a CDS encoding heavy metal translocating P-type ATPase — its product is MATRSVAPGRPVSVRTPSPPVSPLESSPIGQLLPAAQPLLCLVSQLSAWVAGGAGSPTGVLLYAAAYLAGGTSSAVTAWTALCRGRVDVNVLMLAAAAGAAWLGAWAEGSVLLFLFSLSNAMEFYAMGRTRRAIRALMALRPATALVRRGGDVSVVPADTLRVGDIVIVRPAERLPADGIVASGESSVDQSPITGESMPVDVGPGSTVFAGTINQRGGLEVRVAKDPEDTTLARIIALVEEAQSAQVPAQRMIDRFGQIYAVVIIAGSTLAYGVMLGLGVASGTALYRAITLLVVASPCAIVISTPAAILSAIANAARQGILFKGGAFLEALARVDTVVFDKTGTLTTGRPAVTDVLVLEGDEAALLARAAGLEQRSEHALADAVVAACQERGIGVPAAESFESVTGRGVRGRVNGALVRVGSAAFMREEELEIPEAVRIDAERLHRDGKTLLYVADGRVAGIIAVADVPRVQAASALRSLRALGVRRLAMLTGDHPQAARAVADRLGITEVRAELLPDQKAAAVRALERGGRVAVVGDGVNDAPALAAADVGIAMGAAGTDAALETADVILMGDDLGRLPYAIGLSRRTRRVVAQNLALAAVVIAGLITLTLGFGLHLALGVVGHEGSTVIVVLNGLRLLAYRPRFA
- a CDS encoding membrane dipeptidase; its protein translation is MDEVARSTEVGGERGRLTLSTHGAVIEAFGGRAAYHRAMLVVDAHLDLSMNAIQWNRNLLTSVYTIRADEKNTPGKGRGQGTVAYPEMRRGRVALSFATLIARSTGRPEPHIDFASTAQAYGTAQGQFAYYRALERQGHVRIVIDLPSLNAHMAEWDAWDAAHPKDDGSPTPPLGFVISMESADPILAPGDLPSWHGAGLRAIGLAHYGPGRYAGGTSTEAGLSDLGRALLAEMRPRGVLVDLTHSSDEAFWETLDRWDGTVLASHNNCRALVPHQRQFSDEQIRAIASRGGVIGAALDCWMLKAGWRHGDSNAGVSLEDVAAHIDHICQVTGTVRHAAIGTDLDGGFGREGSPHDLDTIADLQTIPSLLAARGYGAGDVAAIMHGNWLRLLREAWTPP
- a CDS encoding copper resistance protein CopC translates to MLVPLGTAWGHASLVKSSPSDGQILKAPPSMVQATFSEELDKNSVLRIYDSVQKLVAHGGLDPNFGNHRVLKVVPPRLVRGKYVVQWIAISADDGNVRKGSFRFTVLQVVTTSVNCRAVFWNSASRSASRPPVWARCLESP
- a CDS encoding HAMP domain-containing sensor histidine kinase, producing MTRSLHGHLLVTFLAVALVGLGGLTVWTGQRLQAIRLEQAKQNLALQAELIARAVREPMERLDSGEAAEHARLAALAQSYAGSIGGRVTVLDPDLHVVASSDVELSGREIASPDVLAARAGRRQFDLRPSAVGTGDQLFVAAPVGDRGRTLIAFVQISVPATGIYAEIRRTWLGLLLSGGVVLLATVVASAVLARRIAAPIRRLTGVTEAITAGDLAAPVTPAGPEEVRRLGRAFNSMAERVRDTLTHQKAFVAHAAHELRSPLTNLRLRLELLQGPQHRHDAVTSRYLAEMTQQVVAMQRLVDHLLALSALDEDHRVPTAPLDLAPVLYELADEMGPLARAGGLDLAIDVPAHLPLVSANADQMRIVVRNLLDNAIKYTPAPGRVTLAAGREAGAVVLRVADTGVGIPGEHLPLVFDRFYRVDSGGERRVDGSGLGLALAQGIVKAHDGEIRLESEPGRGTACIVRLPLTVPGF
- a CDS encoding DUF2231 domain-containing protein, producing the protein MGVRINWPVELHPMLVHFSIALLCFAFLLDAAAWLWRSQPSRIAASYSLAGGVIATLLSVLSGLITPEAREREDHELSGLVQQHTLSLQRFFAGRLVEVHKHWAYVLLALVALWVLVRIGARGRRAWQGLALAAGALAMIALVVTGYYGGDLVYGRRGRERGHIAPAVRGISGPRAPISAEP